In Glycine max cultivar Williams 82 chromosome 7, Glycine_max_v4.0, whole genome shotgun sequence, a single window of DNA contains:
- the LOC100816514 gene encoding protein LATERAL ROOT PRIMORDIUM 1: protein KYKPSVVATTRWFPSDSGAFADWSAPPSAVSGRGDDLSLGFNASSATTHGGGAAMWPGASRSFNYNMAPHHDIFVVAPASSFHHHHDHNDAVLSDPNNGSNNSNNNPGTALGVNVFPLLTATPCLESEGIMGNISHHRNRIQLWEDHESSPPQQQQGHVERDTCGDGGLGGSGTNTCQDCGNQAKKDCSHRRCRTCCKSRGFDCATHVKSTWVPASRRRERQLMTVAAARSSGDTSGAKKPRLVASQTTSHTSTSNNTNTTPPRSFDTGSSHQDVGFKESLPCQVRAPAVFKCVRVTAVDDGGEDEYAYQAVVKIGGHVFKGFLYDQGVEDKEGYPNLSELHLGGGNGVSSSSPMVDPSHDVYAASGGGLLLGGSSNYGNHPIN, encoded by the exons AAATACAAGCCTTCAGTTGTGGCTACTACAAGGTGGTTCCCTTCGGATTCCGGTGCCTTTGCGGACTGGTCGGCCCCTCCGTCTGCTGTCTCCGGCCGCGGCGACGATCTCTCCCTCGGCTTCAATGCTTCATCCGCCACCACACATGGTGGCGGTGCAGCCATGTGGCCGGGGGCATCCAGGTCATTTAACTACAACATGGCGCCTCACCACGACATCTTCGTGGTAGCGCCCGCTTCCTCTTTCCACCACCACCACGACCACAACGACGCCGTATTGTCCGATCCAAATAACGGTTCTAACAATTCGAACAACAATCCTGGAACTGCACTCGGTGTGAATGTTTTCCCTCTCCTAACCGCCACGCCATGCCTCGAGAGCGAGGGCATAATGGGAAACATCAGCCACCACCGTAACAGAATTCAGTTATGGGAAGATCACGAGTCTTCTCCACCGCAGCAGCAACAGGGTCACGTGGAGCGTGACACGTGTGGGGATGGGGGTTTGGGTGGGAGTGGGACTAACACGTGCCAGGACTGTGGGAACCAGGCGAAGAAGGACTGTAGTCACCGGAGGTGCAGGACGTGTTGCAAGAGTAGGGGTTTTGATTGCGCCACGCACGTGAAGAGCACGTGGGTGCCGGCGTCGCGGCGGAGGGAGAGGCAGCTCATGACGGTTGCGGCGGCCAGGTCCAGTGGGGACACTTCTGGTGCCAAGAAACCTAGGCTTGTTGCTTCCCAGACTACTTCGCATACTTCAACGTCTAATAATACTAATACCACTCCTCCGAGGAGTTTTGACACTGGTTCTAGCCACCAAG ATGTGGGTTTCAAGGAGTCACTACCTTGCCAAGTGCGTGCACCGGCGGTGTTCAAGTGTGTTCGTGTAACAGCAGTGGATGATGGTGGGGAAGATGAGTATGCTTATCAAGCAGTTGTGAAGATTGGTGGCCATGTGTTCAAAGGGTTTCTCTATGATCAAGGGGTTGAGGACAAAGAAGGGTATCCTAATTTATCAGAATTGCATTTGGGTGGTGGAAATGGGGTTTCCTCTTCATCTCCAATGGTGGATCCTTCTCATGATGTCTATGCAGCTTCAGGTGGTGGGTTACTTCTTGGAGGTTCATCAAACTATGGTAATCatccaataaattaa